A window of the Trichoplusia ni isolate ovarian cell line Hi5 chromosome 4, tn1, whole genome shotgun sequence genome harbors these coding sequences:
- the LOC113493431 gene encoding DNA primase large subunit-like: MAFFYLTPVKGELPAHLLDIIVVNRLSYLKTILNGEPPLYNEYLVEGSIYDNVGHFTLCILSILYANREFSQFFVNAELELFKRRLETLTAYELRSFSKKLLRNIKKTENVPTFIDSLQVLSQHLVLKDVAQHICASHNINCNFYSIRLNFRQCLSLVAKRQVELSNGFAIIPCGRWKQYMTILYRENIMRRMRHTDVTPLKSDPRIMELLHKVKTEITATKDKTNILLSKDVDVTSTYFPPCMLNLHQNLRRRHRLTHSQRFYYSLFLKDIGMPVEEALEFWKAEYSLHPNGHHACCHNWEKDEKKYMYGIRHMYGLEGGRKNYTSVNCQRIQSIDNCSEGGCPFKSFDSNKMVPLLKNCTEPILSQINELKQRRLYTNACMLFMKSCYSKSMDCDSFDINFTPVKYYNIATLGEKMEL, from the coding sequence ATGGCATTCTTCTACTTGACCCCTGTCAAAGGTGAATTGCCTGCACATTTATTAGATATAATCGTTGTTAATAGGCTGAGTTACCTTAAAACAATCTTAAATGGAGAACCGCCTCTATACAATGAGTACCTTGTAGAAGGAAGTATATATGACAACGTGGGACACTTcacattatgtattttatcaatattgtatGCGAACAGAGAGTTCTCCCAGTTTTTTGTCAACGCAGAATTAGAGCTTTTCAAACGGCGTTTGGAAACTTTGACGGCTTATGAGTTGAGGTCATTCTCTAAGAAACTGCTCAGGAACATTAAGAAGACTGaaaatgtacctacatttattgATTCCTTACAAGTTTTAAGCCAACATTTAGTTTTGAAGGATGTGGCTCAGCATATTTGCGCATCCCACAATATCAATTGTAATTTCTACAGTATTCGATTAAATTTTAGGCAGTGCCTGAGCCTTGTAGCTAAAAGGCAAGTTGAACTATCAAATGGCTTTGCCATAATACCATGTGGAAGATGGAAACAATACATGACAATACTTTATAGAGAAAACATTATGAGAAGAATGAGGCATACAGATGTGACTCCACTCAAAAGTGATCCTAGAATTATGGAGCTTCTTCACAAAGTAAAAACTGAAATCACAGcaacaaaagataaaacaaatatattactAAGTAAAGATGTAGATGTTACATCAACATATTTCCCTCCATGTATGCTAAACCTGCATCAAAACCTTCGCAGAAGACACAGACTGACTCATTCACAGAggttttattacagtttatttttaaaggatatAGGGATGCCAGTGGAGGAAGCTTTAGAGTTTTGGAAGGCAGAGTATAGCCTACATCCCAATGGCCACCATGCTTGCTGTCACAACTGGGAAAAGGATGAAAAGAAATACATGTATGGCATTAGACATATGTATGGATTAGAAGGAGGTAGAAAAAACTACACTTCAGTAAACTGCCAAAGAATTCAGAGCATAGACAATTGCTCTGAAGGTGGATGCCCATTTAAGTCCTTTGACTCAAACAAAATGGTTCCACTTTTGAAAAACTGTACTGAACCAATCTTGtcacaaataaatgaattaaaacaaagaaggctgtacacaaatgcttgtatgCTATTTATGAAAAGTTGTTACTCTAAGTCTATGGATTGTGatagttttgatattaattttacgcctgttaaatattataatatagcaACTCTAGGAGAGAAAATGGAATTATGA